GGCATTCCACCTCCCCGACCTTGTCGTGATGGAACTCCCCGCCGTGTCACGCAGCGGAGGAGGGGCCCACGAACGCGGCTGGTTCTGGTGGCAGCTCTACAGCGAGCTCACCCGCTACGGAGTCCCCACTGCCCTCATGGCCCCCAACGCCCGCGCCCTCTACGCCACCGGAAAAGGCAACGCCGCCAAGGGAGCCGTCATCGACGCCGTCACCCTCATGGCCGCCGGCCGCGACTGGCTCGGACACCCCATCACCGACCTCCCCAAGACCCACCGGGCCGCCCTCGACAAGGCGACCTGGCCAACCCTTCCCGGAGACCCCCGATGAGCACCAGCACACGCCGCCCCACAACGATCGCCGCGCCCACCACCTGGATGGAATACGGGAGCTGCCGGGAAACCGACCCCAACCTGTTCTTTCCCGAAGGTCGCGGTGCCGCAATCACCATCCAGACCGCACAGGCCAAGGCGGTGTGCCGAAACTGCCCCGTCCGCTCCCTGTGCCTGGAGTGGGCGTTGGACACCGGACAGAGCACCGGCGTGTGGGGTGGCCTGTCCGAGGACGAGCGGCGTGACCTGGCTCGGGTGCCGGAGCCGTCGATGGACCGGTGCCTGAACGCGCAGGCGTGGATCGAGGAGCAGCTGGCCGTCGGCCGGGGGCAGAGGGAGATCGCGCGGGAGCTGGGGGTGGACCCGGGCGTGCTGGGCCGGGCCATCAAGCGGTTCCGTGACGAGCAGGCCCTGGACACGGCCGCGGAGGAGGTGGCGGCATGAGCACCCTGACCCCGAAGCAGCGCGGTGACCTCGCCGAGCAGATGCTTCCCGTCGCCGCAAACCTGGCCGTCCTCGTACACGGTGACGGCGGCCCCGATGACATCGCTGATGTCCTGGCCGGGCTGGACGAGACGCAGAAGAACGCGCTGATCGTGGTCCTGGCCGGCCTGGTCGACCCGGAGCAGCCGGTCGGGAAGGCGTTGGGCTGGCTGGACTTCAACGAGCACGGCGCGCTCACCGTCCCCTCATGGTCCGAGGATCGTTCGGTCCGTGAGCTGGCGCCCGAGCCCGCCGAGGGCCTGGCGGACGACTTCGTGGACCAGGTGGCGATGCACCGGTTCGTGCAGGGCATGCCGGTGGAGGTCACAGACGCGGAGTTCCTGGCCGCGGTCCAGCAGTGCGTGGGGATGGGGATGTCGCTCGCGGACGTCGACCATCTGCGTCGCTGGCCGCGGAGGACGACGGAGAACCGGGTGAACCGGCTGCGGAAGCAGTACCAGCGCAGCGGCCGCGAGTTCCCGTCACTGGCCCAGCCGGGGACGCGGACGTTCACGGAGGCGGAGGTGGTGGCTATCCGGGAGCGTTCAGCGGCCGGCGTGTCTGACCGGGAGATCGCCATGTCGTACGGGACGGCGCGGGAGACGATCCGGTCGATTGTGCGTGGGCATCGGTACGCCCAGTACGGCGGCCCGATCCGGGCGCCGCGGGCTGAGAAGCCTGCGAAGGCGTCACGCGAGTACATGTGCGGCCACGCGGACGAGTCGCTGGCTGCTCGGAGTGTCGAGATGAAGGAGGTTGCTTGATGGCTGGCGAGACGGTGATCACGGTGGTTGGGAACCTTGTGGACGATCCGGAGTTGCGGTTCACGGCGTCTGGTGCGGCGGTGGCGAAGTTCCGGGTGGCGTCGACGCCGCGGACGTTCAACAAGGCCAGCAACGCGTGGGAGGACGGCGAGTCGCTGTTCCTGACGTGCTCGGTGTGGCGGCAGGCCGCGGAGAACGTCGCCGAGTCCCTTCAGCGCGGCATGCGGGTCATCGTGCAGGGCCGGCTGAAGCAGCGGTCGTACGAGGACAAGCAGGGCGTGAAGCGGACGGTGTTCGAGCTGGAGGTCGACGAGATTGGGCCCAGCCTGCGGAACGCGACGGCGAAGGTGACGAAGGCGGGCGCGAGTGGTGGGGGCCGGGAGGCGTACCAGCAGGCGCGGCAGGCGTCGTCGCGGGAGGGGATGGAGGATCCGTGGACGTCGGGTACGCCGGCTTCGGGTGGTCAGGGCGCGGGGAGTTGGGGCGCGGGTTCGGGTGGCCATTCGGACGAGCCTCCGTTTTGAGCTGAGTGGTGCTGCGGGAGGGGTCTGGTCTTCGGATCGGGCCCCTTTCGCATGCCTGGGGCCAATCCAATCCGCCCTATGCATTGCATTGCCATGCATAGGGCGGTACGGTGGAGACATCCAAGCCCACCCTCCAGCCCACAGAGGCCCCTCATGCCGACCTGCGACTGCGGCGCCACCCCCGAGGAACTGCGCGCCGGTATCCATGGCCAGCCCTGCACCAGCCGCGACGACGCCCCCGATGACCCCTCCGACCACTACAACCAGTAGCCCGGTCCTCGGCCCGAGGGAACCGCTCTGCCGCGCGTG
The sequence above is drawn from the Streptomyces leeuwenhoekii genome and encodes:
- a CDS encoding single-stranded DNA-binding protein — its product is MAGETVITVVGNLVDDPELRFTASGAAVAKFRVASTPRTFNKASNAWEDGESLFLTCSVWRQAAENVAESLQRGMRVIVQGRLKQRSYEDKQGVKRTVFELEVDEIGPSLRNATAKVTKAGASGGGREAYQQARQASSREGMEDPWTSGTPASGGQGAGSWGAGSGGHSDEPPF